DNA from Granulicella arctica:
AACGCAAAGACCAACAAGCCCATCACCGACGAAAAACTCAACGTAGCCCTCCGCGTAGACCAGATCGTCTCCGTCCAACTCCCCACCGACAAAAACGGCATCATCCTCGTCGACACCGGCAAAGCCACCACCATCCGCATCCTCTCGAACATGTACGGCGACTGCCGTTCGCGCGGAGAGCTCTACACCGACTACTCCATCGCCACCATCCTCAAGACGGGCATCGCCACCGGCAACCTCTGTAGCGACGCCAAACCAAAGGCCCAGCCCGGCGAGCTGCTCCTCTTCGAGATCCCCAAAACCTTTATTCCTTCCTACCCCGCACCACCCCTATCGCCCGTACCACCCGTACCTGTACCCAAGGGAAATCAATAACGCGCCCCACCATCAATCCTCTGAGAACCAGCACTTGACCCAGCCGCTCCAACTCGAAACCCCACGCCTCATCCTCCGCCAGTGGCAGGAGGCAGACCGTGCACCCTTCGCCGCGATGAACGCCGACCCCGTCGTCATGCACTTCTTCGCCGCCCCGCTCACGCCCGAGCAGACCGACGAGTCCATCGCCCGCTACCGCGCCGCCTTCGAGAAGGATGGCTTCAGCTTCTTCGCCGCAATCATCCGCGACACCGGCACCTTCGCCGGAACCATCGGCCTGCAAATCATGCGCGACGCCGTCCCCAACCTCCCTCAGCCCGCAGTCGAGATCGGCTGGCGCCTCACGCAGGCCAGCCAGGGCCAAGGTCTCGCCACCGAAGGCGCAACCGCCATCGTCGACTACGCCTTCCACCAACTCGGCCTGAACGAAGTCGT
Protein-coding regions in this window:
- a CDS encoding GNAT family N-acetyltransferase — protein: MTQPLQLETPRLILRQWQEADRAPFAAMNADPVVMHFFAAPLTPEQTDESIARYRAAFEKDGFSFFAAIIRDTGTFAGTIGLQIMRDAVPNLPQPAVEIGWRLTQASQGQGLATEGATAIVDYAFHQLGLNEVVAITAIPNQSSRHVMEKLGMTHRPELDFDHPRVPAGHLYQRHTLYSLRNPNFIEIEIEVPCSTPS